Below is a window of Mus caroli chromosome 2, CAROLI_EIJ_v1.1, whole genome shotgun sequence DNA.
aaactttagatgccccagtacaggggaacaccagggccaaaaagtgggagtgggtgggtaggggagtcgggggggggtgtactggggacttttggatagcattggaaatataaatgaggaaaatacctaataaaaaattaaaaaaaaaaaaacaagattgcATCAAGTGGCTGTGAAGTTACCCATGGTAACTCTTCATAGTGTCTAAATAAAAAAACATCTTTCTATGTATAATTTTCCTTGATATGTAAAATGTTATCTAACATTGATTGAAATTTTATCCTGGatctattcttttctttgaactttagctttaactttttaaattgattttctgGTGTAATTACATTGATCACATTTTTCTCTCCTCCAGTTTAGCTGGTATGTTCTTTATGGTataatcttatttaattttagtACACAGTCACAGCTATAATATGGAGGTTACCAATTCTATACTTTATATTGATTCATTTTaattaacctttatttttttcttttacaagatgaaatttaaacaacaaaaaaatattgcATTTCTACATTTTCCCATATTTATAAACTACTGTTTCCCATGGGATCTTGATTATgatttgaagattttattttattagtcctattttttattattttgtgttggaAGGAAAAGAGGTTTTcatgtaagaaatgaaaaaagagactCAATCTTGCTGTGCATTTCTGCTATTTGATAATCTCATGTGTCTCACGGTCTGACATAGTATGAGGCTGTGCACATGAATTGAGTTATTAAGTGTGGATTCTGAGTCCATGAGTAAGAGTTCTCTTAAGGGCCTCctttacttctttgtttcttagGCTGTATATCAATGGATTGAGCATAGGAATGACTAGTGTATAAAACACAGAGGCCATTTTATCAATTTCAAAAGTATGACTAGATTTGGGTTGCAGGTAAATAAACATCAGTGTTCTGTAGAACACAACCACTACTGTCAGATGAGAGCTGCACGTGGAGAAGGCTTTGGACCTCCCCTCCTTGGAGTTCATCCTGAGAATTGCCACAAAAATGAACATGTAAGACACCAGCACAATGAGNAGGGANGANAGTAAATTGCAGCCTGAGAAAATTAANATAATCAGTTCTAATTCATGTGTGTCAGAACAGAGCAGAGATATCAGAGGGACACAGTCACAATAAAAGTAACTGATGATGTTAGAGCCACAAAAGGGCAGTGTAAATAACTTAATTGTGAGAAGTAAGGACACAAATAGGCTATAGAGATAGGGTACCAGTACCAGCTCCCAACATActtttcctgccatgatgatcatgtaGAGAAGAGGTTTGCAGATGGCTACATAGTGGTCATACGCCATGGCTGGGAGGATAAACAGTTCAGTAATaatgaaaatctcaaagaatgtCAGTTGTATAGCATACCCTGTGTAGGAAATTATATTCTGCTGCATAACAAAATTTACCATCAATTTTGGACCAATAACTGTAGAGTAATCAAGATCTGTGATTGATAAATGTCTCAGGAAAAAGTACATAGGAGTATGTAGTTTCGAGTCTATATGAGTCAGGATAACCATGCCCAGACTGCCCATCAGCGTTACCAAATATATGactaaaaatattacaaagaatGGTGCTTTGAGGCCTGGGTTGTTGGTGAGTCCCAAGAGAATAAATTCAGTGACCTGGATCCTTGCACTGTGGTTGAATTTCTCCATTTGGCTCAAAAGTGTCGATCTGTGCAGGAAGTAAGTTTAacataaattatttgtaaaatcCTGTATGTCAGAGAGCCTATAGCATGACATATAAGATATGGCTTCTTCTACCTAACCAGTTCTGCTCCATTCAAGAAAAATATAGAAGACAACATTTATATCTAAAAAACTATGGTACAGTGGGCTTTACCAGGgacagaataataaaataatattaaatgcttttgattttgttttcatattttgttctgttttgagattgggtcttgCTCAGAGTGGTTTGGAAATTGTATTCATCCTGTCTCTGCATCAACAGAACCTTCTGTAGTCTTGTCTGGCTTCACATTAACTATGTGGCTGAGAACAACCAAGAACTTACAATTCTGTTGCTAATACCCATGAGAGCTGAGAGATAGGgttagaggcatgtgccatcatattCAGCTGTAAGCACTCACtgtgataaaagaaagaatatctaCTTCATCTGTTGCCAAGTTATTAAATAGGtaaaaaagttttttattttatttctcctttttaaattttcaattttaaaagcacacacatcctcaaacacacacacacacacatacacacacacacacacacacacacacacatattatagataaatatatagatgatatagttGTAGAGCTATGTTTATGTGTACATCTATAGGctatatacatagacatagatatagacagatataaataataggaaatgtttttttttctaaacaagcCAGTCACATGCATAAAGAAACAATTAGAAATAGTTTACACGTCATTTTTGACAGTCACATAGCAGTTAGGACATCTCTGGTTATGGATGAATGTACATATCAGCTTGTTTACTAAAGTGTGAAACCTAACTCTGGAGAGGCTTATTTCAGAATATCCTAACATCTCAGTTTGATTTTTCAACAACTGTTCGTTTTGAATCACTATTTCTAATGACCTCTGAACCGTACATCTCTCTTTTGTGAAAGCATGGTCCTGAATATCCTGACTGGTTTTAAACACCTGGAGAGAACTATGGAAAGAAACcagtagaaaaaatataaatttcaagagaaaaaggatAAAACATTTTGTGCTGGATATACTTTAATCTCTTTATAGACCGGAATTCACGTGATGCTCTCAGTACACTAGGAAGTAGATAGTCATCTCTTTCCCACTCATCTAGGATTCACGCAAACTGAGGATTAGAGGCTGCAATCATTTTAAAAAGGTCAGCTTTATATAGTGGCAAAGTGAAGCTCCAGGTAACTCATCCAGCATAGGAATATAGTCCCATAAACGCTATATTGTGCCACATCTTCAGGAAAGTCAACCCAAGTAAACATGGACTATGAGGCAGAGGTGAACCCAGATGGATAATGATAGAGAATGATTCTTGTTAAAATGGATGGCTGAAGAGCAAGGCAGTGGGTTTAGATGCCCATTCAGAATAATGAACAGAGACTAATAGAAACTGAATAAAAGGTCTTCTCTGGGCACTAATACTATTAATATTTAAGTCTTTGGAAATAGTTGAGTTTAAGTATGTCTTTAAAACCTATCAAAGCCCACTAATCCTTCTTACCTGTGTGGAGACCTTGCTTAGGAGTTTTGCTGCTGTGATCTTCTNNNNNNNNNNNtgtaaatgtaccacattttttgtatccattcttctgtcgaggggcatctgggttctttccagcttctggctattataaataaggctgccttTTTAAATAAACTGAAATGCAAGGAAGGACATCTGAGGTGTTCTTGTGAGCTATCCTTGAGCACTGTGGTTAAAAAACATGCATGGAATGTTTTACTCATGATTGCATTTGTATACACAtgttcacttacacacacatacaaacacactgtgCTAGCAAATTAATTCAAAGTGTCATCCAgtattttttcacttttcttagccatatttttaaaaattttaattaccaATAAATGGTGATTTAATTCATAATCTTTTATTCATAGGGAAATGTTAAATTCAATATCATACATAGTGTTTGGTCATAGGTAGCAATTTGTCAATTGGAAAAGTCattgtttgtgtgtttagtttgttttattttactgtttaaaaaGAAGCCTTTTATTGTGATTATTATAAGCGTTCCCTTTGAGCTTATAATAATAAGTTAAGTATGCAAACATTCCTTGTTTCTCATTATCTACTATTGAAGAAGAGAATAACTTACTCGATTTTATCAGTACATATTACACATCagattttcttagatttttctttctattagtcaacaattttaaagcaataatattttgttataaatgtaattttgcagATAAGTTTAATTGCATTGTGATCTTGAACATCATGGAATACTCTCATGATATGATAATCCAGTCCTTCTGATGTGGAAGAATGTTTTATAGCAAATAGGCATCCAGGACTGTAACAGTATTTGGCCAATAGGTcaggtgtttttattttcttgaatctAAAAAGATATTCTACAGTTTACATTTCTATTAAATGACTTTTTGTCTCCAGAAAAATAATtgtaataagtaaaatataagaaaagctTAAGTAACTTAATTACAGTAAATCAGTTGCAAACACAACAGTTTAAATTGATTTTATGTGGCAATCCTGTGTTTGATTTCTATTCCTAAGGCAGTTAATTCATGAAGACAATGAGTGTTCTAGTTTTATAATGTTTGGAGAGAAGTGGGTATATTGGTCTATGTTGTGTAGTGAGCATTGATTTATATTTGACTTTCCCAACAGTCTCGATAAACAGTTACATTTtccactgaaa
It encodes the following:
- the LOC110289740 gene encoding olfactory receptor 8K1-like, whose protein sequence is MEKFNHSARIQVTEFILLGLTNNPGLKAPFFVIFLVIYLVTLMGSLGMVILTHIDSKLHTPMYFFLRHLSITDLDYSTVIGPKLMVNFVMQQNIISYTGYAIQLTFFEIFIITELFILPAMAYDHYVAICKPLLYMIIMAGKVCWELVLVPYLYSLFVSLLLTIKLFTLPFCGSNIISYFYCDCVPLISLLCSDTHELELIXLIFSGCNLLSSLLIVLVSYMFIFVAILRMNSKEGRSKAFSTCSSHLTVVVVFYRTLMFIYLQPKSSHTFEIDKMASVFYTLVIPMLNPLIYSLRNKEVKEALKRTLTHGLRIHT